In Treponema primitia ZAS-2, a genomic segment contains:
- a CDS encoding ABC transporter ATP-binding protein produces MEQGQTPFWQLDDPIEISFKNIGMTYHAAGGLDVNALESFSLKIKKGEFVSLLGPSGCGKTTLLRIIADLIKPTVGTIYVGGELPADARLKQKYGIIFQNAVLYDWRTVRKNVRLPLEILRVPKKEREERVDEMLDLVGLSDFRNHYPHQLSGGMQQRVSIARAFAVNPEILLMDEPFSALDEFTREKLHEDLLSIWRKTNKTVVFVTHNIAESVFLSDRVCVLSPHPGRLSAVIDIDLPRPRTAVLRNSPGFNKLMVKIRNSFEGI; encoded by the coding sequence ATGGAACAGGGACAAACCCCGTTTTGGCAGCTGGATGATCCGATTGAAATCTCTTTCAAAAACATCGGAATGACCTACCATGCCGCCGGGGGGCTGGATGTAAACGCCCTGGAGAGCTTTTCCCTTAAAATTAAAAAGGGGGAATTTGTATCCCTCCTGGGGCCCAGCGGCTGCGGAAAAACCACCCTCCTCAGAATTATCGCCGACCTGATCAAGCCTACGGTTGGAACGATCTATGTGGGGGGAGAACTGCCGGCGGATGCCCGGCTCAAGCAGAAGTACGGCATCATATTTCAAAACGCAGTGCTCTACGATTGGCGTACGGTCCGGAAAAACGTCAGGCTGCCCCTGGAAATTTTACGGGTCCCCAAAAAGGAACGGGAAGAGCGGGTGGACGAAATGCTGGACCTGGTGGGACTTTCCGATTTCAGAAACCACTACCCCCACCAGCTTTCTGGGGGAATGCAGCAGCGGGTGTCCATAGCCCGGGCCTTCGCGGTAAACCCGGAGATTCTGTTAATGGATGAACCTTTTTCAGCCCTGGACGAATTTACCCGGGAAAAACTCCACGAGGACCTCCTTTCTATATGGAGGAAAACCAATAAAACCGTGGTTTTCGTTACCCACAATATCGCAGAATCGGTGTTCCTCTCTGACCGGGTATGCGTGTTAAGCCCCCACCCGGGACGGCTCAGCGCGGTGATAGACATCGACCTTCCCCGGCCCCGGACAGCGGTGCTGCGGAACAGCCCGGGATTTAACAAGCTGATGGTAAAAATCAGAAACAGTTTCGAGGGCATATAA
- a CDS encoding branched-chain amino acid ABC transporter permease, protein MALSPDIKTKQKTQLQIILAIVIGMAVVVFLAAIGVLNQYIQTVIMSIGINIIFASSLNIVNGYMGEFSCGHGGFMAVGAYVSSVLSLLLFTENKFIGHPLLPPQTALFLFPVVIIIGGFAAALAGLLVAIPSFKTRDDYLAIITIAANYIIMTAINNIPAVGASRGLMGMKGTVFAMSDLIPLPWMLIWIMVFVVVCVVAIKRLMGSVLGKGISAIRYDEISAEIMSVNTNQMKLLAFMFSSGLAGVAGGLFAHMLGFVNPSSFNIMKSTEGMVMVYLGGMGSLSGSVLSAVLFTFLLELLRPLQILKWVFIPLLLILLMQFRPEGLMGNRELPEVWAKLKLSFRGGKGNGISSGN, encoded by the coding sequence ATGGCGCTGTCACCGGATATAAAAACCAAGCAAAAAACTCAACTGCAGATCATCCTGGCTATCGTCATAGGCATGGCGGTGGTAGTATTCCTGGCCGCAATTGGTGTTCTCAACCAGTACATTCAAACAGTGATCATGTCCATCGGCATCAATATTATTTTTGCATCAAGCCTCAATATTGTAAACGGCTATATGGGCGAATTTTCCTGCGGACACGGGGGGTTTATGGCCGTGGGGGCCTATGTCTCATCGGTACTGTCCCTGCTTCTATTTACCGAGAATAAGTTTATCGGTCATCCCCTGCTGCCGCCCCAAACCGCATTATTCCTCTTCCCGGTGGTTATCATCATAGGCGGCTTTGCGGCGGCCTTGGCGGGCCTCCTGGTGGCAATTCCGTCTTTCAAAACCCGGGACGATTATCTGGCGATCATTACCATTGCTGCCAACTACATCATTATGACCGCCATTAATAACATCCCTGCTGTAGGGGCCAGCCGGGGGCTCATGGGGATGAAGGGCACAGTTTTTGCCATGTCGGACCTGATCCCCCTGCCCTGGATGCTGATCTGGATCATGGTGTTTGTGGTGGTCTGCGTGGTCGCTATTAAGCGGCTCATGGGTTCTGTATTGGGGAAAGGTATCTCCGCCATACGGTACGATGAGATTTCCGCAGAGATTATGAGCGTCAATACCAACCAGATGAAGCTTTTGGCTTTTATGTTTTCATCGGGACTGGCAGGAGTGGCCGGGGGGCTCTTTGCCCACATGCTGGGCTTTGTTAATCCTAGTTCCTTCAACATCATGAAGTCCACTGAAGGGATGGTCATGGTGTACCTGGGCGGCATGGGTTCCCTTTCGGGCTCCGTGCTTTCGGCAGTGCTCTTCACCTTCCTACTGGAACTGCTGCGGCCCCTTCAGATCCTCAAGTGGGTGTTTATTCCACTGTTACTGATTCTGCTCATGCAGTTCCGGCCCGAGGGGCTTATGGGTAACCGGGAACTGCCAGAAGTATGGGCAAAACTGAAACTGTCTTTCAGAGGAGGCAAGGGTAATGGAATATCATCTGGAAATTAA
- a CDS encoding ABC transporter substrate-binding protein, producing the protein MNIGMKKTGGILFAAVFLFTLAGTNAAAGGQQAKDSGTKLDEITIQLKWLPQAQFMGYYVAAAKGYYEAEGLKVNIVPGGGDITETAAVYSGQVDVGVTWVANLIVARANGLDLIDVAQTYQRSGLVLVAKKESGVASGKDITNATKVGNWMGGNEYEIKALFSVLPGVDDNKSLIQQGFDMNDFDNGNITAASAMTYNELGLVVNSYEGALGYGDKVNVIDMNTEGVAMLEDCMFVKESWAKANKDKLVRFIRASLKGWKDACANTNEAAEIVFRAGSSVSQPHQQYMAQEVAKLVTIDTKGATVPLTNLGGFDVSALESTLTKTKSYAGLTDSSKNTVLQGLTVNQIYDPSYWEEAVK; encoded by the coding sequence ATGAACATTGGCATGAAAAAAACAGGAGGGATACTGTTTGCGGCAGTATTTCTATTTACACTAGCTGGGACAAACGCCGCCGCCGGCGGACAGCAGGCTAAGGATTCGGGGACAAAACTCGACGAAATCACCATCCAGCTAAAATGGCTGCCCCAGGCCCAGTTCATGGGCTACTATGTGGCGGCCGCCAAGGGCTACTACGAAGCGGAGGGGCTCAAGGTCAACATAGTCCCCGGAGGCGGGGACATTACCGAAACCGCCGCAGTCTACTCCGGCCAGGTTGACGTGGGGGTTACCTGGGTCGCCAACCTCATCGTAGCCCGGGCCAACGGCCTGGACCTGATCGATGTGGCCCAGACCTACCAGCGTTCAGGCCTGGTACTAGTGGCAAAAAAGGAATCCGGCGTCGCTTCGGGCAAGGATATTACCAACGCCACCAAGGTGGGCAACTGGATGGGGGGCAATGAATACGAAATTAAAGCCCTCTTCAGCGTCCTCCCCGGCGTTGATGACAACAAATCCCTGATTCAGCAGGGCTTTGACATGAACGACTTTGACAACGGCAACATTACTGCGGCTTCCGCCATGACCTACAACGAACTGGGCCTGGTGGTTAATTCTTACGAGGGCGCCCTGGGTTACGGCGACAAGGTTAATGTCATCGACATGAACACCGAAGGTGTGGCCATGCTGGAAGACTGTATGTTCGTCAAGGAATCCTGGGCAAAAGCCAACAAGGACAAGCTGGTCCGGTTTATCCGGGCTTCCCTCAAGGGCTGGAAGGACGCCTGCGCCAATACAAACGAGGCGGCGGAGATTGTCTTCCGGGCGGGGTCCAGCGTATCCCAGCCCCACCAGCAGTACATGGCCCAAGAAGTAGCAAAACTGGTTACCATCGACACCAAGGGCGCCACGGTTCCCCTGACCAACCTGGGGGGCTTTGACGTGAGCGCCTTAGAAAGCACCCTTACCAAAACCAAGTCCTATGCGGGTCTTACGGACAGCAGCAAGAACACGGTATTGCAGGGGCTTACGGTAAATCAAATTTACGACCCGTCGTATTGGGAAGAAGCGGTTAAATAA
- a CDS encoding branched-chain amino acid ABC transporter permease — MLTTFLQNVFNALQWGSFYSMIALGYCLVYGVLRLINFAHGDIFMTACYIAFFIATALLGAFSGGGVFVFALTLLLTMGATALVGITIERIAYRPLRMKGVNRLYVVITALMVGFILENGNLAFLGASARRFPDVIEKHIWQFGPVVLTNLKVLVILAAFAVFGLLQFIVQKTVLGMSMRAISYDKFAIPLMGIPVNRVITFTFALGSGLAAVAGILFGMSYPVLDPYMGMIIGWKAFIAAVVGGIGDIKGAFIGGFILGFIEIFITAVFPSSFKDLISFVILLIILVLKPTGFFGVARSTKI; from the coding sequence GTGCTGACTACATTTTTACAGAATGTCTTCAACGCCCTGCAGTGGGGCAGTTTCTATTCCATGATTGCCCTGGGATACTGTCTGGTATATGGGGTGCTCCGGCTGATTAACTTTGCCCACGGCGATATTTTTATGACCGCCTGTTACATCGCTTTTTTTATTGCCACCGCTTTGTTGGGGGCTTTTTCCGGCGGGGGCGTGTTTGTGTTTGCCCTTACCCTGCTGCTGACCATGGGGGCAACTGCGCTGGTGGGCATTACCATTGAGCGGATTGCCTACCGGCCCTTGCGGATGAAGGGGGTGAATCGGCTTTATGTGGTTATCACCGCCCTGATGGTGGGCTTTATTCTTGAAAACGGAAACCTTGCGTTTTTGGGCGCCAGTGCCCGGCGCTTCCCGGACGTTATCGAAAAACATATCTGGCAGTTCGGCCCGGTGGTTCTTACCAACCTGAAGGTCCTGGTTATCCTGGCGGCCTTTGCAGTGTTCGGGCTGCTCCAATTTATTGTGCAAAAAACCGTGCTGGGTATGTCCATGCGGGCCATATCCTACGATAAGTTCGCTATTCCCCTGATGGGGATTCCGGTGAACAGGGTTATTACGTTTACTTTCGCCCTGGGCTCAGGGCTCGCCGCAGTGGCGGGAATTCTTTTCGGTATGTCCTATCCGGTGCTGGACCCCTATATGGGGATGATCATCGGCTGGAAGGCTTTTATCGCCGCAGTGGTCGGCGGTATCGGGGACATTAAGGGCGCCTTTATCGGCGGCTTTATCCTGGGGTTCATCGAAATATTCATCACCGCAGTTTTCCCCTCCAGTTTTAAAGACCTTATTTCCTTTGTCATATTGCTGATCATCCTGGTGCTTAAACCCACAGGGTTCTTCGGTGTGGCCCGAAGCACAAAGATTTAG
- a CDS encoding ABC transporter permease, producing the protein MKDKLSKFFVTLTWVILIFFVWEFAAFILDEILHDRMASRILPYPDKIVSQIFERSALLTQHASLTLSRAFLGFIIGAAVGFCLALIMSLAGLVERMLFPYLLVSQMIPILGLAPILIGIIGDISNTRIFIAAFITFFPVATNTLAGFKTPDREKTDLMFSYAANKFTLYTKLMIPAAIPYFFSGLKIAAPMAITAAILVDTLGGATGLGYLITYSLYGGFPIMVFWSSVLVSAALGILSYYAIVLIEKICMPYKYLESAGALGLLKQIQKIFRPVGQGGYTAK; encoded by the coding sequence ATGAAGGATAAGCTGTCGAAGTTTTTTGTAACCCTTACCTGGGTGATACTCATCTTTTTTGTCTGGGAATTTGCAGCCTTTATCCTTGATGAGATACTCCACGACCGGATGGCCTCCCGCATCCTGCCTTATCCTGACAAAATCGTTTCCCAGATATTTGAGCGTTCAGCCCTGCTCACCCAGCACGCCTCCCTGACCCTTTCCCGGGCCTTCCTGGGCTTTATCATCGGCGCCGCAGTGGGGTTCTGTCTTGCCCTGATCATGAGCCTGGCAGGGCTGGTGGAACGGATGCTCTTCCCCTATCTCCTGGTCTCCCAGATGATCCCCATCCTGGGACTCGCCCCCATCCTGATCGGCATCATCGGCGATATCAGCAATACCCGGATTTTTATCGCCGCCTTTATCACCTTCTTCCCCGTGGCAACCAATACCCTGGCGGGATTTAAAACCCCGGACCGTGAAAAAACAGATCTGATGTTTTCCTATGCGGCAAATAAATTTACCCTCTACACAAAACTGATGATCCCCGCCGCGATCCCCTACTTTTTTTCCGGGCTAAAGATCGCCGCGCCCATGGCTATTACCGCAGCAATACTGGTGGATACCCTGGGCGGCGCCACCGGGCTTGGCTACCTCATCACCTATTCCCTTTACGGCGGGTTCCCCATCATGGTGTTCTGGTCCAGCGTATTGGTAAGCGCCGCCCTGGGGATACTCAGCTACTACGCCATTGTATTAATAGAAAAGATATGTATGCCCTATAAGTACCTGGAAAGCGCAGGGGCCCTGGGGCTTCTAAAGCAGATACAAAAAATCTTCCGGCCCGTAGGGCAAGGGGGATATACCGCAAAATGA
- a CDS encoding ABC transporter permease gives MKLIMPENKLSFRFVHSVLPPVLFGALIIILGETRILHALLSVTEVQLPKTSSILRVIFENGPKIVHDSWVTLQVFLAGIVIGCFAGFLVALFAAFFPKWGVGGLTVISAFNAIPIVALSPIMRLWFSNSPFAAKTAVVAIVSMVAMSVNAYRGLTDLKPFSLDLMESYAASKAVIFFKLRLPNCVPYIFIALKINVAAAMIGVIISEYFAASVEGLGFVIRNSLRTTQLTTGWAYILVASIIGILFFTLISFLEKKLMRNR, from the coding sequence ATGAAACTGATCATGCCGGAAAACAAACTGTCGTTCCGTTTTGTACATTCCGTATTGCCCCCGGTTTTGTTCGGGGCCCTTATCATCATCCTGGGGGAGACCAGAATTTTACACGCCCTGCTTTCGGTGACCGAAGTGCAGCTTCCCAAAACGAGCAGCATACTGCGGGTTATCTTCGAAAACGGCCCTAAAATTGTCCACGACTCCTGGGTAACCCTCCAAGTGTTTCTGGCGGGCATCGTCATTGGCTGTTTCGCAGGATTTCTGGTGGCCCTCTTCGCCGCCTTTTTCCCCAAATGGGGGGTCGGGGGGCTCACGGTGATTTCCGCGTTCAACGCTATTCCCATTGTCGCCCTTTCGCCAATCATGCGGCTCTGGTTTTCCAATTCCCCCTTTGCCGCAAAAACTGCGGTAGTAGCGATTGTGAGCATGGTAGCCATGAGCGTAAACGCCTACCGGGGCCTTACGGACCTCAAGCCCTTTTCCCTGGATCTTATGGAATCCTACGCCGCTTCCAAAGCGGTCATCTTTTTTAAGCTGCGGCTACCCAACTGCGTCCCCTACATTTTTATCGCCCTGAAAATCAATGTCGCCGCCGCCATGATCGGGGTCATTATCAGCGAATATTTTGCCGCCTCCGTGGAGGGGCTTGGTTTTGTTATCAGGAACAGCCTGCGGACCACCCAGCTTACTACCGGCTGGGCCTATATTTTAGTCGCTTCTATTATAGGAATTTTGTTTTTTACGCTCATAAGTTTTCTGGAAAAGAAACTTATGAGAAATAGGTAA
- a CDS encoding ABC transporter substrate-binding protein → MRRKGFLGALLIALAATALFIGCSKKEQTIKIGFNIPLTGDNPMVGEGSKNAGDIVLKALKAQGGLTVKGQKYPVEFIYVDNELKAESAVQAALRLIEQDKVLAVVGPQGSGRAIPAGQVNNDNRTPMISAWSTNPDTTLNRPYVFRACFLDPFQAPVAAKFAKEQFNVTKTAILYNLEDDYSKTLAELYRDSWQAANGPGSVVVFDSFGQRDQDFSAQLTRIVNSGAEMLYLPVYYNFVALIVPQAKDLGWNKPIMGADAWGSADLVPLSKGSVAGYYFTTHYAAAGAVGKTKEFIDEYNASYGYIPDDVAALTYDAVNIVLQAIQNAGLSGDLQKDRNAIKDAMAALRNYDGITGKMNFNVQGDPEKDAVVVRISEAGEFVYVTSLQP, encoded by the coding sequence ATGAGAAGAAAAGGTTTCTTAGGGGCTCTGTTAATCGCCCTGGCAGCGACGGCGCTGTTCATCGGCTGTTCCAAGAAGGAGCAGACCATCAAAATCGGTTTTAACATTCCATTGACTGGGGATAATCCCATGGTTGGGGAAGGTTCAAAAAATGCCGGGGATATTGTGCTGAAAGCGCTTAAAGCCCAGGGCGGCCTTACTGTCAAAGGTCAGAAGTATCCGGTGGAATTTATCTATGTTGATAACGAGCTTAAAGCGGAATCTGCGGTTCAGGCAGCCCTGCGCTTAATTGAGCAGGACAAGGTCCTGGCAGTGGTGGGCCCCCAGGGTTCCGGCCGGGCTATTCCCGCAGGACAGGTCAACAACGACAACCGCACTCCCATGATTTCCGCCTGGTCCACCAACCCGGACACCACCCTGAACCGGCCCTACGTTTTCCGCGCCTGTTTCCTGGACCCCTTCCAGGCCCCGGTGGCGGCGAAGTTTGCCAAGGAGCAGTTTAATGTAACTAAGACCGCTATCCTCTACAATTTGGAAGACGACTATTCCAAGACCTTGGCGGAGCTGTACCGGGATAGCTGGCAAGCGGCCAACGGTCCCGGCTCGGTGGTAGTCTTTGACAGCTTTGGCCAGCGGGACCAGGATTTTTCTGCCCAGCTTACCCGGATCGTCAATTCCGGCGCAGAAATGCTGTACCTCCCGGTGTATTACAACTTTGTCGCCCTGATCGTTCCCCAAGCCAAGGACCTGGGCTGGAATAAGCCCATCATGGGCGCCGATGCCTGGGGTTCCGCAGACTTGGTACCCCTGAGCAAGGGTTCCGTGGCGGGGTACTACTTTACCACCCACTATGCCGCCGCCGGCGCGGTTGGCAAGACCAAAGAATTTATCGACGAATACAACGCCAGCTACGGCTATATTCCCGACGATGTGGCGGCCCTGACCTATGACGCGGTCAATATTGTTCTTCAGGCGATCCAGAACGCCGGCCTTTCCGGGGATCTCCAGAAAGACCGGAACGCCATAAAAGACGCAATGGCTGCCCTGAGGAACTACGATGGTATTACCGGTAAGATGAACTTTAATGTCCAGGGGGATCCTGAAAAAGACGCCGTAGTGGTCCGGATCAGTGAAGCCGGAGAATTTGTCTACGTAACGAGCTTGCAACCGTAA